In Strix aluco isolate bStrAlu1 chromosome 22, bStrAlu1.hap1, whole genome shotgun sequence, a genomic segment contains:
- the LOC141933504 gene encoding uncharacterized protein LOC141933504 isoform X2, which translates to MLLANPHELSLLKERNPPLAEALLSGDLEKFTRVLLEQQQDRARREQERIRLYSADPFDLEAQAKIEEDIRQQNIEENMTIAMEEAPESFGQVVMLYINCKVNGHPVKAFVDSGAQMTIMSQACAERCNIMRLVDRRWAGIAKGVGTQKIIGRVHLAQVQIEGDFLACSFSILEEQPMDMLLGLDMLKRHQCSIDLKKNVLVIGTTGSQTTFLPEGELPECARLAYGAGREDVRPEEIADQELAEAIQKSVEEAENSDKETTSLEMPSLPASDGFQNPVQSSGLNSQICNPTNQLLDRSVSAPASICSSKSSLAEPIDPRAVKSFESSTECQITPEKEHPLLLQHLSNNASLANNDPSPQTGKVTCRNPACLSQKTLKETFIADSLKECNAKEQDHGQEHPLEVTKEGSLADAAAKHRQNKDVCLSSEQEQKHELPTDHQTRKEPEKEHLEKQTETTDPEPPCCVGGVEKSIVEEASQPENPPTEMRGDGQEKVGLACVKGCFQMSASCSCVHTEAFMEIDVVEQSAAEVHSSASEQKRQAEIRSVSDLNSGTFSMEVESLKSASSLSEPLSTGGVPQSEGTSETPAKCNELSNLAAEGSSSPSSIHQLDVDPGRPSEEPCFSLASALKELHKLLIISRKGECKVLASEEVSQLEVVHREPAAQQKGLSEDEQKGSDPASQEQSCSFYDVKSEGGRAEGKQPCDSVTENVSTGSISHVQSALGEGALEIHKFSGKSDLVVVNPPASSDQQQGSEQVEVLAEGSQSPTGPTSEQNASVSSVPALDEGAPHGTRSLFTGAPGRSSGSAPEAPWPLGGSEEPRLSPPAGYTGLTSGASPPPPAFPAADVDRILGAGFTTREALEALEQADGNADLALLILLAKSIVVPT; encoded by the exons GCAACAAAACATTGAAGAAAATATGACGATAGCAATGGAAGAGGCCCCCGAGAGTTTTGGGCAGGTGGTGATGCTGTATATTAACTGCAAAGTCAATGGACATCCAGTGAAAGCCTTTGTTGACTCAG GTGCCCAGATGACCATCATGAGCCAAGCTTGTGCTGAAAGGTGCAACATAATGAGGCTGGTAGATCGGCGGTGGGCCGGCATTGCTAAAGGTGTAGGGACGCAGAAAATAATTGGCAGAGTGCACTTAG CTCAGGTCCAGATTGAAGGGGATTTCCTGGCATGCTCCTTCTCAATCCTTGAAGAGCAGCCCATGGACATGCTTCTAGGACTGGATATGCTGAAGAGGCATCAG TGTTCAATTGATCTCAAGAAGAATGTACTAGTGATTGGCACGACTGGCTCGCAGACCACTTTCCTCCCAGAAGGAGAACTCCCAGAGTGTGCCCGGCTGGCGTACGGGGCCGGGCGGGAAGACGTGCGGCCAGAGGAGATTGCAGACCAGGAACTAGCAGAAGCAATACAGAAGTCCGTAGAGGAAGCAG AGAATAGTGACAAAGAAACTACCTCACTGGAAATGCCCTCATTACCAGCTTCTGATGGGTTTCAAAATCCAGTCCAGTCTTCAGGACTCAATTCCCAGATCTGTAATCCCACAAATCAATTACTTGATCGTTCTGTCTCTGCCCCTGCTTCAATTTGCTCATCCAAATCTAGCCTTGCAGAGCCCATTGATCCTAGAGCCGTCAAGTCTTTCGAGTCTTCAACTGAATGCCAGATAACCCCAGAAAAAGAACATCCTCTCTTATTACAGCATCTTTCCAATAACGCTTCCTTGGCAAATAACGACCCTTCTCCCCAGACAGGCAAGGTAACCTGTCGCAATCCAGCTTGCCTTTCACAGAAGACACTCAAAGAAACATTTATTGCTGACAGTTTAAAGGAATGTAATGCTAAAGAACAAGACCATGGTCAGGAGCATCCTTTGGAAGTGACAAAAGAAGGTAGCTTGGCTGACGCTGCTGCTAAGCACAGGCAAAATAAAGATGTATGTCTGTCTTCAGAACAGGAGCAAAAGCATGAGCTTCCCACAGACCATCAGACACGTAAAGAACCAGAAAAAGAACATCTGGAGAAGCAAACTGAGACAACTGACCCAGAACCTCCTTGCTGTGTTGGTGGGGTTGAGAAATCTATTGTGGAAGAAGCCAGTCAGCCAGAAAATCCTCCTACAGAAATGAGAGGAGATGGGCAGGAGAAGGTGGGTCTTGCCTGCGTGAAAGGGTGTTTCCAGATGTCAGCCTCCTGCAGCTGTGTGCATACGGAAGCCTTCATGGAAATAGATGTAGTTGAGCAGTCTGCAGCTGAAGTGCACAGCTCAGCAAGCGAGCAGAAGCGGCAGGCTGAGATCAGAAGTGTATCTGACCTGAACTCGGGTACCTTTTCCATGGAGGTGGAGTCGCTGAAGTCCGCGTCCTCCTTGAGTGAGCCGCTTTCCACCGGTGGTGTCCCGCAGTCTGAAGGCACTAGTGAAACTCCTGCAAAGTGTAACGAGTTGTCTAATTTAGCAGCTGAAGGCAGCTCTTCCCCCTCCAGCATCCATCAGCTGGACGTGGATCCAGGAAGACCTTCAGAAGAGCCATGTTTCTCTCTAGCATCAGCCTTGAAAGAGCTTCACAAACTCTTGATAATCAGTCGGAAAGGAGAATGTAAAGTCCTTGCCTCTGAAGAAGTCTCTCAGCTGGAAGTGGTTCACAgagagccagcagcacagcagaagggGCTTTCTGAAGACGAGCAGAAAGGCTCAGATCCAGCCAGCCAGGAACAGAGTTGTTCCTTCTATGATGTGAAGTCTGAAGGTGGAAGAGCAGAGGGGAAACAGCCTTGTGATTCTGTCACAGAAAACGTCAGCACTGGGTCTATCAGTCATGTGCAGTCTGCTCTTGGAGAAGGTGCTTTAGAGATTCACAAGTTTTCAGGTAAGAGTGATTTGGTTGTGGTGAATCCTCCAGCGTCATCTGACCAGCAACAGGGCTCTGAGCAGGTGGAGGTTTTGGCAGAAGGTTCTCAGAGTCCAACTGGTCCGACTTCGGAGCAAAACGCATCCGTTTCCTCCGTACCTGCTTTGGATGAAGGTGCACCTCACGGTACGCGGAGCCTGTTCACAGGAGCACCTGGGAGAAGCAGCGGTTCTGCTCCTGAAGCTCCGTGGCCTTTGGGTGGGTCTGAGGAGCCACGGCTGAGCCCACCAGCTGGCTACACGGGACTTACCTCAGGTGCTTCTCCTCCACCACCTGCTTTCCCTGCGGCTGACGTGGATCGCATCCTCGGCGCCGGTTTTACCACACGGGAAGCTCTTGAGGCTTTGGAACAAGCGGATGGAAACGCAGATCTTGCTCTTCTCATTTTGCTAGCCAAGAGTATCGTCGTTCCTACGTAA